A section of the Cryobacterium soli genome encodes:
- the hrcA gene encoding heat-inducible transcriptional repressor HrcA, whose product MVSDRSLEVLRVIVQDYVASREPVGSKSIVDRHAFGVSAATIRNDMALLEEEELIIAPHTSSGRIPTDKGYRLFVDHLADLRPLTGAQRQAIEVFLGQSADLDEVLARSVRLLSQLTHQVALVQYPSLSRASVRHIELVPLSDTRVLSVLITDSGRVEQRVVELTRAVDEVALAELRTRLNAVVGGLSMSEAAAALTGPTGLGPPELQDLIDLITGTLRDQVGANRQDRLVMAGAANLVRTEDDFSGSIYPVLEAIEEQVVLLRLFGEMATDQHGVSVSIGRENAPFGLGETSVLTSGYTSHGDAARLGVLGPTRMDYSNNMAAVRAVARYLSRLLGEN is encoded by the coding sequence ATGGTGTCGGATCGTAGTCTCGAAGTGCTCCGCGTCATCGTGCAGGACTACGTGGCCTCGCGCGAACCGGTGGGGTCCAAGTCGATCGTCGACAGGCATGCCTTCGGAGTCTCGGCAGCGACCATCCGCAACGACATGGCCCTGCTCGAGGAGGAAGAGCTCATCATCGCGCCCCACACGTCGTCGGGGCGCATTCCCACCGACAAGGGCTATCGCCTCTTCGTCGACCACTTGGCCGACCTGCGCCCCCTGACCGGCGCCCAGCGGCAGGCCATCGAGGTCTTCCTCGGCCAGTCCGCCGATCTGGACGAGGTGCTGGCGCGGAGCGTCAGGTTGCTCTCGCAGCTGACCCATCAGGTGGCCCTCGTGCAGTACCCGTCGTTGTCGCGCGCTAGCGTGCGGCACATCGAACTGGTGCCGCTCAGCGACACCCGGGTGCTGTCCGTCCTGATCACGGACTCCGGACGCGTCGAACAGCGCGTGGTGGAGTTGACCCGCGCCGTGGACGAGGTCGCCCTGGCCGAACTCCGCACCCGGCTCAACGCCGTGGTCGGCGGTCTGAGCATGAGCGAGGCGGCCGCCGCGCTGACCGGGCCGACCGGGCTGGGCCCGCCCGAACTGCAGGACCTGATCGACCTCATCACCGGCACTCTGCGGGACCAGGTGGGCGCCAACCGTCAGGACCGCCTGGTCATGGCCGGCGCCGCGAACCTGGTGCGCACCGAGGACGACTTCAGCGGCAGTATCTACCCTGTGCTCGAGGCCATCGAGGAGCAGGTGGTGCTGTTGCGCCTGTTCGGCGAGATGGCCACCGACCAGCACGGCGTCTCGGTGAGCATCGGCCGTGAGAACGCGCCGTTCGGCCTGGGGGAGACCTCCGTGCTCACGAGCGGCTATACCTCCCACGGCGATGCGGCCCGGCTGGGCGTGCTCGGCCCGACCCGCATGGACTACTCCAACAACATGGCGGCCGTGCGCGCCGTCGCCCGGTACCTCTCGCGCCTGCTCGGCGAGAACTAG
- a CDS encoding DUF4870 domain-containing protein → MSYPTGQGPSNGPSSGPPLSQEQDRQWASLAHLGGILSFPPSLIIWLVFKDRGPFTNEQGKEALNFQITLLIGYVALNVLSTILSLITFGLLSGLFSLGWVLWLVGSIFSVLGYLSARDGRPYRYPFSIRLIS, encoded by the coding sequence ATGAGCTATCCCACCGGTCAGGGACCATCGAACGGGCCGTCATCAGGGCCTCCGCTCTCCCAGGAGCAGGACAGGCAGTGGGCGTCACTGGCTCACCTGGGCGGCATCCTCTCGTTCCCGCCCTCCCTGATCATCTGGCTGGTCTTCAAGGACCGGGGCCCGTTCACCAACGAACAAGGCAAGGAAGCGCTGAATTTCCAGATCACCCTGCTGATCGGCTATGTGGCCCTCAACGTTCTGTCCACGATTCTCAGTCTGATCACATTCGGCCTGCTGTCCGGGCTCTTCTCGCTCGGCTGGGTGCTGTGGCTGGTCGGATCGATCTTCTCCGTGCTCGGCTATCTGAGCGCTCGCGACGGCCGGCCGTACCGCTACCCCTTCTCTATCCGTCTGATCAGCTAG
- a CDS encoding DUF4870 domain-containing protein — protein sequence MSEATPPPAAPYQAQSQLSPADEKLWATLIHIGGILFSFLPALIGYIVLKDRGPFIRAHTATALNFQITLAIAGFVGGILTVIGIGFLILAAVWILNIVFSIMAAIAANKGEWYTYPLTIKFLS from the coding sequence ATGTCAGAGGCAACGCCTCCCCCCGCAGCCCCGTACCAGGCACAGAGTCAGCTGAGCCCGGCCGACGAGAAGCTCTGGGCGACCCTGATCCACATCGGCGGGATCCTCTTCAGCTTCCTGCCTGCCCTCATCGGCTACATCGTGCTCAAGGACCGCGGCCCGTTCATCCGGGCGCACACGGCAACCGCTCTGAACTTCCAGATCACCCTGGCCATCGCCGGGTTCGTCGGAGGCATCCTCACCGTCATCGGCATCGGCTTCCTGATCCTGGCCGCGGTGTGGATCCTCAACATCGTCTTCAGCATCATGGCCGCCATCGCCGCCAACAAGGGCGAGTGGTACACCTACCCGCTCACCATCAAGTTCCTCAGCTAG
- the hemW gene encoding radical SAM family heme chaperone HemW: MAGPHPVGDPAPLDGLLPASAGVGADERDFGVYLHVPFCKVRCGYCDFNTYTATELRGVKQSDYASQAVSEVESAARILAASGVESRPAATVFFGGGTPTLLPADHLVRMLHAVRDTFGIVPGAEVTTEANPDSVDAAYLLQLKAAGFTRVSFGMQSAVPSVLATLERTHDPERVPLVVQWARDAGLDVSLDLIYGTPGETIENWRASLDHAIAQNPDHISAYSLIVEDGTKLARQIRRGELVQPDEDLQADFYELADRLLAEAGYGWYEVSNWSRGTEHRSRHNLSYWRSADWWGVGPGAHSHIGGVRWWNVKHPAAYADRILAGHSPAAGRETLDDDTRELERVLLLTRIREGIPVATLTTAGRREVAGLIADELIDARAAIGGTIKLTLRGRLLADAVVRRLLTD; this comes from the coding sequence ATGGCTGGACCGCATCCGGTCGGTGACCCCGCCCCCCTCGACGGGCTGCTGCCGGCCTCGGCCGGAGTCGGCGCGGACGAACGCGACTTCGGGGTCTACCTGCACGTGCCGTTCTGCAAGGTGCGCTGCGGCTATTGCGACTTCAACACCTACACCGCCACCGAGCTGCGCGGGGTGAAGCAGAGCGACTACGCCAGCCAGGCCGTGTCGGAGGTCGAGTCCGCCGCGCGCATCCTGGCCGCGTCGGGCGTGGAGAGCCGGCCCGCAGCGACGGTCTTCTTCGGTGGCGGCACGCCCACGCTGCTGCCCGCCGACCACCTGGTGCGGATGCTGCACGCCGTGCGGGACACCTTTGGCATTGTGCCGGGTGCCGAGGTGACCACCGAGGCGAACCCGGACTCGGTCGACGCCGCTTACCTCCTCCAGCTCAAGGCCGCCGGGTTCACCCGGGTGTCCTTCGGCATGCAGTCGGCCGTGCCGAGCGTGCTCGCCACCCTCGAGCGCACGCACGACCCCGAGCGGGTTCCGCTCGTCGTGCAGTGGGCCAGGGACGCAGGCCTGGACGTGAGCCTCGACCTGATCTACGGCACCCCGGGGGAGACCATCGAGAACTGGCGGGCCAGCCTCGACCACGCTATCGCTCAGAACCCCGACCACATCAGCGCCTACTCGCTCATCGTCGAAGACGGCACCAAGCTGGCCAGGCAGATCCGCCGCGGCGAGCTCGTGCAGCCCGACGAGGACCTGCAGGCCGACTTCTACGAGCTGGCCGACCGGCTCCTGGCCGAGGCCGGCTACGGCTGGTACGAGGTCAGCAACTGGTCCAGGGGCACGGAGCATCGCTCCCGGCACAACCTCTCCTACTGGAGGAGCGCCGACTGGTGGGGTGTGGGCCCAGGGGCGCACAGCCACATCGGCGGGGTGCGCTGGTGGAACGTCAAGCACCCGGCGGCGTATGCGGACCGGATCCTCGCCGGGCATTCCCCGGCGGCCGGACGCGAGACTCTCGACGACGACACGCGCGAGCTGGAGCGGGTGCTATTGCTCACCCGCATCCGCGAGGGCATCCCCGTGGCGACGTTGACGACGGCGGGGCGCCGCGAGGTGGCCGGCCTGATTGCCGACGAACTCATCGACGCGAGGGCGGCGATCGGCGGCACCATCAAGCTGACCCTGCGCGGGCGGCTCCTGGCCGACGCCGTGGTGCGCCGCCTCCTCACCGACTAA
- a CDS encoding DUF1990 family protein has translation MRRSTFTDAAVTYAAIGGTLASDLMRYPPKGHRPLERTVRLGSGEERFRAATTSLMTWGIQRGSGIEVTDLDAGTGVQYTGIVFTDDGTPAPNQEHPVNEATFAEDGTPFISNGMTGVLKIPNGPFTVAAPVRVVYVIDEADKIGFAYGTMRGHPQNGEEAFIVDRRPDDSVWLTIRSFSRPSTWYYRLAWPVLRFQQERYTRRYLRALHPVGMA, from the coding sequence ATGCGCCGCTCGACCTTCACCGACGCCGCCGTGACGTACGCCGCCATCGGCGGCACCCTCGCGTCCGACCTCATGCGCTACCCGCCGAAGGGGCACCGGCCGCTCGAGCGCACCGTGCGCCTGGGCAGCGGCGAGGAACGTTTCCGGGCGGCGACGACGTCGCTGATGACCTGGGGCATCCAGCGTGGCAGCGGCATCGAGGTCACCGACCTCGACGCCGGAACCGGCGTGCAGTACACCGGCATCGTCTTCACCGACGACGGCACCCCGGCGCCCAACCAGGAGCACCCGGTGAACGAGGCCACCTTCGCCGAGGACGGCACCCCCTTCATCAGCAACGGCATGACCGGCGTGCTCAAGATCCCGAACGGCCCCTTCACGGTCGCCGCACCGGTCCGCGTGGTCTACGTCATCGATGAGGCCGACAAGATCGGCTTCGCCTACGGAACCATGCGCGGTCACCCGCAGAACGGCGAGGAAGCGTTCATCGTGGACCGCCGTCCGGACGACTCCGTCTGGCTGACGATCCGCTCGTTCTCCCGGCCGAGCACCTGGTACTACCGTCTGGCCTGGCCGGTCCTGCGCTTCCAGCAGGAACGCTACACGCGCCGGTACCTGCGCGCCCTGCATCCCGTCGGGATGGCCTGA
- the lepA gene encoding translation elongation factor 4 — MSPRAIKALEPAATAPAFIRNFCIIAHIDHGKSTLADRMLQITGVVDDRSMRAQYLDRMDIERERGITIKSQAVRMPWEMDGQTYALNMIDTPGHVDFTYEVSRSLAACEGAILLVDAAQGIEAQTLANLYLALENDLTIIPVLNKIDLPAADPDKYAKELASLIGGSPDDVLRVSGKTGVGVSELLDRATSLIPAPVGDANAPARAMIFDSVYDSYRGVVTYVRMIDGHLSPREKIQMMSTRATHDILEIGVTSPEPTPSKGLGVGEVGYLITGVKDVRQSKVGDTVTTAAKPATEALPGYTEPKPMVFSGLYPIDGSDYPALREALDKLKLSDASLVYEPETSVALGFGFRCGFLGLLHLEIITERIDREFNLDLITTAPSVIYEVTTDDKKTVTVTNPSEFPNGKIAVVEEPIVKAAILAPKDYVGVIMELCQGRRGTLLGMEYLGEDRVEIRYTMPLGEIVFDFFDQLKSKTAGYASLDYEPIGSQEADLVKVDILLQGEQVDAFSAIVHRDKAYDYGVLMTGRLRKLIPRQQFDVPIQAAIGARIIARESISAIRKDVLAKCYGGDISRKRKLLEKQKEGKKRMKMVGRVEVPQEAFIAALSGDEPPKKEKK, encoded by the coding sequence ATGTCACCGAGAGCAATCAAGGCGCTGGAACCGGCCGCAACCGCCCCCGCGTTCATCCGTAACTTCTGCATCATCGCGCACATCGACCACGGCAAGTCCACGCTGGCCGACCGGATGCTGCAGATCACCGGCGTCGTCGACGACCGCTCCATGCGTGCCCAGTACCTGGACCGCATGGACATCGAGCGCGAACGCGGCATCACCATCAAGAGCCAGGCCGTGCGCATGCCGTGGGAGATGGACGGCCAGACCTACGCGCTGAATATGATCGACACTCCGGGCCACGTCGACTTCACCTACGAGGTCTCCCGCAGCCTGGCCGCTTGCGAAGGCGCCATCCTGCTCGTCGACGCCGCACAGGGCATCGAAGCCCAGACGCTGGCGAACCTGTACCTGGCTCTCGAGAACGACCTCACCATCATCCCGGTGCTCAACAAGATCGACCTGCCGGCCGCCGACCCCGACAAGTACGCCAAGGAACTCGCGAGCCTCATCGGCGGCAGCCCCGACGACGTGCTGCGGGTCTCCGGCAAGACCGGCGTGGGCGTGTCCGAGCTGCTCGACCGGGCCACCAGTCTGATCCCGGCTCCGGTCGGCGACGCGAACGCCCCGGCCCGCGCGATGATCTTCGACTCCGTCTACGACAGCTACCGCGGCGTCGTCACCTATGTGCGCATGATCGACGGGCACCTCAGCCCGCGCGAGAAGATCCAGATGATGTCGACCAGAGCCACCCACGACATCCTCGAGATCGGCGTCACCAGCCCCGAACCCACGCCCAGCAAGGGCCTGGGCGTCGGTGAGGTGGGTTACCTGATCACCGGTGTGAAGGACGTGCGCCAGTCCAAGGTCGGCGACACCGTCACCACTGCGGCCAAGCCCGCCACCGAGGCGCTGCCGGGCTACACCGAGCCCAAGCCCATGGTGTTCTCCGGCCTCTACCCGATCGACGGCAGCGACTACCCGGCGCTGCGCGAAGCGCTCGACAAGCTCAAGCTCTCGGATGCGTCGCTGGTCTACGAACCGGAAACCTCCGTCGCGCTGGGCTTCGGCTTCCGCTGCGGCTTCCTGGGCCTGCTGCACCTCGAGATCATCACCGAGCGCATCGACCGGGAGTTCAACCTCGACCTGATCACCACCGCGCCCAGCGTGATCTACGAGGTCACCACCGACGACAAGAAGACCGTCACGGTCACGAACCCGAGCGAGTTCCCGAACGGCAAGATCGCCGTCGTCGAGGAGCCCATCGTCAAGGCCGCGATCCTCGCGCCCAAGGACTACGTCGGCGTGATCATGGAACTCTGCCAGGGCCGCCGCGGCACCCTGCTCGGCATGGAGTACCTCGGTGAGGACAGGGTCGAGATCCGCTACACGATGCCGCTGGGCGAGATCGTGTTCGACTTCTTCGACCAGCTCAAGAGCAAGACCGCCGGCTACGCCTCGCTGGACTACGAGCCCATCGGCTCGCAGGAGGCCGACCTGGTCAAGGTCGACATCCTGTTGCAGGGCGAACAGGTCGACGCCTTCAGCGCCATCGTGCACCGCGACAAGGCCTACGACTACGGTGTCCTCATGACGGGGCGCCTCCGCAAGCTCATTCCGCGCCAGCAGTTCGACGTGCCCATCCAGGCCGCCATCGGCGCCCGCATCATCGCCCGTGAATCCATCAGCGCCATCCGCAAGGACGTTCTGGCCAAGTGCTACGGCGGTGACATCTCCCGCAAGCGCAAGCTGCTCGAAAAGCAGAAGGAAGGCAAGAAGCGCATGAAGATGGTCGGCCGGGTCGAGGTGCCGCAGGAGGCGTTCATCGCCGCGCTCTCCGGCGACGAACCGCCCAAGAAGGAAAAGAAGTAA
- a CDS encoding sensor histidine kinase: MSSLTVAATPTPRDPTPPTSIGDGLPHSALTPVFSGLRIGLHVLIVALTGLVIVLTLWDAAPDAALIVALALVFLTSYAAGGRLARTRPRCWVVPVWMALLLVEWLALTLLTEDAAFIVFPLFFLQLHVLPLRAGIPLVLLSVFLTIWSMSLHVGLSLGATLGPLVAAGVAVAVGLGYRALLREAGERQSLIDDLLATRAELAATARDAGTLAERQRLAREIHDTVAQGLSSIQLLLHAAERTVTDPAALDHLRLARDTAAANLQETRRFIRELTPPALDTQTLPGALARLAASMERPTPTDGRATRVSLHVTGDAVALPMSLETTLLRIAQGSLANVAQHADAHRAEITLSYMTDEVTLDIVDDGRGFTLTDAAAQSPDSFGLVAIRQRVEQLGGSFVLESAPGQGTAVAVTFPTGQVAA, translated from the coding sequence ATGTCCAGCCTCACCGTCGCCGCCACCCCGACCCCGAGGGATCCCACCCCGCCCACCAGCATCGGCGACGGCCTGCCACACTCCGCACTGACCCCGGTGTTCTCGGGGCTGCGCATCGGTCTGCACGTGCTGATCGTTGCCCTGACCGGGCTGGTGATCGTGCTCACTCTGTGGGACGCGGCCCCGGATGCGGCGCTCATCGTGGCACTGGCGCTGGTGTTCCTCACCAGCTACGCCGCCGGCGGCCGCCTGGCCCGCACGCGGCCGCGCTGCTGGGTCGTGCCGGTCTGGATGGCGTTGCTGCTCGTGGAGTGGCTCGCGCTGACGCTGTTGACCGAGGACGCCGCGTTCATCGTCTTCCCCCTGTTCTTCCTCCAGCTGCACGTGCTGCCCCTCCGGGCGGGCATTCCGCTGGTGCTGCTGAGTGTGTTCCTCACGATCTGGTCGATGAGCCTGCATGTGGGCCTGAGCCTGGGCGCGACCCTGGGGCCGCTCGTGGCCGCCGGTGTGGCCGTCGCGGTGGGGCTCGGCTACCGGGCGCTGCTGCGGGAGGCCGGCGAACGGCAGAGCCTCATCGACGACCTGCTGGCCACCCGGGCCGAGCTCGCCGCCACCGCCAGGGATGCCGGCACCCTCGCCGAGCGGCAGCGGCTGGCCCGCGAGATCCACGACACCGTCGCGCAGGGGCTCTCGAGCATCCAGTTGCTGTTGCACGCGGCCGAGCGCACCGTCACCGACCCGGCCGCCCTCGACCACCTACGGCTGGCCAGGGACACGGCGGCGGCGAATCTGCAGGAGACCCGTCGGTTCATCCGCGAACTCACCCCGCCGGCCTTGGATACCCAGACCCTGCCCGGCGCCCTGGCCAGGCTCGCGGCCTCGATGGAGCGCCCGACGCCCACCGATGGGCGGGCCACCCGGGTGAGCCTGCACGTCACCGGGGACGCCGTGGCCCTGCCCATGTCGTTGGAAACCACCCTGTTGCGCATCGCTCAGGGGTCGCTGGCCAACGTCGCCCAGCACGCCGACGCCCATCGCGCCGAGATCACGCTGAGCTACATGACCGACGAGGTGACCCTGGACATCGTCGACGACGGCCGGGGGTTCACGCTCACCGATGCGGCCGCCCAGAGCCCGGACTCGTTCGGGCTGGTCGCGATCAGGCAACGGGTGGAGCAACTCGGCGGCAGCTTCGTGCTCGAGTCTGCGCCGGGTCAGGGCACGGCCGTTGCGGTCACCTTCCCGACCGGGCAGGTGGCGGCATGA
- a CDS encoding response regulator: MIRVLLADDHPVVRAGLRALLGAEPDLVVELEAGTAEEAVTLAASGQVDVVLMDLQFGGALPGATMQGAEATRRVRAVPGAPHVLILTNYDTDADILGAIEAGASGYLLKDAPPAELITAVRAAAAGQSALAPAIVTRLADRSRVPESRLSPREVEVLGLVAAGRSNRQIGQDLFLSEATVKSHLVHIFGKLGVGSRTSAVASARASGTIRGA; encoded by the coding sequence ATGATCCGGGTGCTGCTCGCCGATGACCACCCCGTGGTACGGGCGGGCCTGCGGGCCCTGCTCGGCGCGGAGCCCGACCTGGTCGTGGAGCTCGAGGCCGGCACGGCCGAGGAGGCGGTGACGCTGGCGGCGTCCGGACAGGTCGATGTCGTGCTCATGGACCTGCAATTCGGCGGGGCGCTGCCCGGTGCCACCATGCAGGGGGCCGAAGCCACCCGCCGGGTGCGCGCGGTTCCCGGCGCCCCTCACGTGCTGATCCTGACGAATTACGACACGGATGCCGACATCCTCGGCGCCATCGAGGCCGGCGCCAGCGGCTACCTGCTCAAGGACGCCCCGCCGGCCGAGCTCATCACGGCCGTTCGCGCGGCCGCGGCCGGCCAGAGCGCCCTCGCGCCGGCCATCGTGACCCGCCTGGCCGACCGCTCCCGGGTTCCGGAGAGCCGGCTCTCCCCGCGTGAGGTCGAGGTGCTCGGGCTCGTCGCCGCCGGACGCTCCAACCGGCAGATCGGGCAGGACCTGTTCCTCAGCGAGGCGACCGTGAAGTCCCACCTGGTGCACATCTTCGGCAAGCTCGGGGTGGGTTCGCGTACCTCGGCCGTCGCCAGTGCCCGCGCGTCGGGGACCATTAGGGGGGCCTGA
- a CDS encoding alpha/beta fold hydrolase, translated as MTEADRPGADLPVAGPFAGPVPVLLVHGIRTSATMWRHQLEWLEAAGHPVLAIDLPGHGARLGEPFTAAAALATIDAGVDALGGTALLVGLSLGGYWTIAYAALHPEKVIALVAAGSSFQPSGPGLAGYRLLARSIRRLPDRGLALHTVLVRRMLPEPGATDVLAGGVALDVMDAGLGATGTLTPVADLHRYPGRVWLVNGAWDHFRLHQRRFLAATRQGTLVTVPGAGHLVSLHRPHAFDRILRGIIAEVEADLRRDHPDSVHGRPG; from the coding sequence ATGACCGAGGCCGATCGGCCCGGCGCCGACCTACCGGTCGCCGGTCCGTTCGCCGGCCCGGTCCCGGTGCTGCTGGTGCACGGTATCCGCACCTCGGCGACCATGTGGCGCCACCAACTGGAGTGGCTGGAGGCGGCGGGTCATCCGGTGCTCGCGATCGATCTGCCCGGCCATGGAGCACGACTCGGTGAGCCGTTCACGGCAGCGGCGGCGCTCGCCACCATCGACGCCGGAGTCGACGCCCTGGGCGGCACTGCGCTTCTGGTCGGACTGTCACTGGGCGGATACTGGACCATCGCGTATGCCGCCCTGCACCCGGAGAAGGTCATCGCCCTTGTCGCCGCGGGCAGTTCCTTCCAGCCGAGCGGCCCTGGGCTCGCCGGCTACCGGTTACTGGCCAGGTCTATTCGCCGTCTTCCGGACCGGGGCCTGGCCCTGCATACCGTGCTGGTCAGGCGAATGCTCCCCGAACCCGGAGCCACGGATGTCCTGGCGGGCGGCGTCGCCCTGGACGTCATGGACGCCGGTCTCGGCGCGACCGGGACCCTCACTCCCGTTGCCGACCTGCACAGGTATCCCGGCCGGGTCTGGCTGGTCAACGGCGCGTGGGACCACTTCAGGTTGCATCAGAGACGTTTCCTGGCCGCAACCAGACAGGGCACCCTGGTGACGGTTCCCGGGGCCGGTCACCTCGTGAGCCTGCACCGCCCGCACGCCTTCGATAGGATCCTGCGAGGCATCATCGCCGAGGTCGAGGCTGATCTTCGCCGGGATCACCCCGATTCGGTGCATGGTCGGCCCGGATAG
- the rpsT gene encoding 30S ribosomal protein S20, whose translation MANIKSQIKRILTNKKSQERNKAVKSEFKTAIRATRLAVAAGDKDKAVASLAVASKKLDKAVSKGVIHQNQAANKKSAIAKSVNAL comes from the coding sequence GTGGCAAATATCAAGTCGCAGATCAAGCGGATCCTCACGAACAAGAAGTCGCAGGAGCGCAACAAGGCGGTCAAGAGCGAGTTCAAGACGGCCATCCGGGCAACCCGCCTCGCCGTCGCCGCCGGTGACAAGGACAAGGCTGTCGCCAGCCTCGCCGTTGCTTCCAAGAAGCTCGACAAGGCCGTCAGCAAGGGCGTCATCCACCAGAACCAGGCAGCGAACAAGAAGTCCGCTATCGCCAAGTCGGTCAACGCGCTCTAA